The DNA region taaaggtgcttcacttgctaatatcacggcgcggagtcgtTCTTTTTTACCCGTCCGTGTTTTTAGGTATTATTTTTGACAGTGAACTTAATTGGACATCACACATAAATAAGGTCTGTGGtagagtaaataaatttgtttatgtccTGAGGCGCCTACAAAAATTACAGATTTAGATATCACACTGTCAGCTTACCATGCTCATGTTGGATCTTTCTTAAGATACGGTCTTATAATTTGGGGTAATGGCGTAAACATCCAAAAAACATTttagcacaaaaaaaaatatccgtgCGATTTGTTGAGTAGGTCCGTACGAATCGTGTAGACCgctgtttattaaattaaaattgttaaccTTGTGCCTATATATTTACGAAATTAGTATTTTTGTAAAGAGACATTGGAAATGTATGGCTGCGACCAACGACATCCAAATAGACTTGTATATAAAAAAGCACCCAGTCCTATTttgtttactaaaaattgtcgatgctattaaaatgttgaatatgggtccttttaaaactcaattatatGAATGGCTAATTAATTACAGTTTCTATGCTGTAtctgactttttaaatttgtgattttcttttttataatcttgtgcttaactttgactacatatatatatgacatGTATAGGTATGTTGTGTAGAtgctaatataatgtaacaatgaaatattatgtgctgtaacgttagaattttattataatataatgatgtGGAGCTAATGTTatttgcatgccctttttggctaatatgtttattcatATAGGATATATTGTTAACTTTCATTCACAcataatgcaaataaataattattattattataatatattataatgtaaatataaagtGTATTGTTATTTTCAGGGTGATATAAATGTGATAGCATCGTTTGACCGCCGAGGAGATCATGTATACACCGGAAATGCCAAAGGAAAAATTCTAATACTGGACTCACAGACTCTAACTGTTAAAGCCAGCTTTAAGATAACAGTGGGCACATCTAGTACTACAGGCATTAAGAGTATTGAATTTGCTAGAAGAGGGGAGTGAGTATACTAGAAATTGTATTCTGTTCTTGTTTCAGATTTAATCAAGTCATCATTTAAGGATCATTGTGAtgtaaacaatatatattttataggacATGACCCGGTACATGACACCACCGCTAGCAAGGTGTGTGCGCTTTTTCATGTCATATTGTTCTGGCAACACTGcacaaaggcataaaaggcatttattttctcaaaattgattcttttagaattatttttgatgtcactgcAAACACTACCAcctcttcggaaacaaatggcactctgacaGAGAAGAAATGGAGCAAGAAATttttccagcattcttttttgcgctctttaatATCTTTTTGTATGCTGTCATTGTTACTATAATGTAGGCCCGATCtgagtagtaggatttaataaacccatttttaataaaacatttaaatttatttacatatacagcctgaacagtgacttagattttatcataaaagtgtatacatttaccgttAAAGCTATACGATAAAGCTATAAGATACAtaatcttatgaagcctactagaattagttacaagcaatctcttatttctagtgttataataatgaaaatcactatttagagcaaaaaggtgacaattcTTGTGAAcatactaatattaaattttcataaatgaactgacaatgaacagtcataataatatttatttctttgagctttgctttgagtgactgtctataaccgATGACTCCACAGCAAAATACCGTgtgtcatgatgctgtgaaaataactgtcTAATTCCAACAAGGATGCTCATAACATAGTTTGACTGTATGTAGTAGAAAGAtcgcataatataatatagatgaaGACCTTTTTTCAAACGcgcaaaattaattaagtaaataatgttTCACATCGCAGCTGTTTCCTGGTGAACACATCGGACCGAGTTATTCGAGTATACGACACAAACACTGTCTTAAAGTGTGGCCTTAACGGGGAACCAGAGCCTATACAAAAACTACAGGATCTTGTCAATAAGTACGTAATCATTTTCCTTCGTAAGATATCGTTTAAAATAGGGGTCCAATTATGAAATAgctgttttaatgtattttttttatttttttataactggctccgtcgactgaatgtcgacgattcggccaacgtcaaggtggagagattttttattttaatttagctgattgaagtatataaagagctgatttaaaaggaaatgattggttgatatagctgtggttttattgtgaactgaagaataggcaacaagagttagtatggttagtaataaacacccataacacaacaatattaactaccttgttagtatctaatctaagtttaagggagaaatgtgtgaatgtaagtgggaatatgtgcctaatagaagtGTAGAAAGTATGaaggatagaaattacaatttaatattattgcgggagataaatttgtaaagaatctttatgaaaggggaatggcataaagtaagaagaaaagggatgttgatggggcgagggatatccttcggtagaaggtcatataaaagaattgacaatttagggcaatagaaaaaaatatgttcaagagtaccttcctcaaggccacattcacatatagaatggtcccttacccggatcttggccaaaaatacgggggaacagacaaatcccgagcgaagtcgtatgatgacagaagtgaaaagtttattttgtttttttgaggaaagaaccagggcttagaggggataaagggttggatagaaccatagaatttacctttagtttgttttgtgattTGCCATAAAGCATTCCATGAATCAGCCAGAAAGTGTTTAGACATAGCGCGTAGATCTCGAGgaaaacagtaattaaattttaatgttccagACTGAATCGCGTCTTTAGCGCACGAGTCTGCAATTTCATTGCCAGTTATCCCTAGATGACTAGGTATCCAAGCTAATGCAACTTCTATTCCCATTATGTGACATCTGTACAGGGATGcctttgttcttaaattaattgtaaatgtttgaAGATTTGAAAGGATTTTTTGTTAGGTCCAACAAGCAGCTTAATGAGTCAGACAAGATTAAAGCCTTGTTGATCTTATGTGATTCAACATATGACACCGCCTCTGACAGGGCAATTGATTCGCCAGTAAAGATGGAATTCTGCGGGGGACTTTTGTAATTTAGAATTATACGGAACTTAGGGATCCAAACTGCAGACCCAACCCAGCTATTATTGGATAATTTGGATGTGTCCGTGTACAACTTCACCTAATCAGACCAATCAGAAGATAGAAtagaattaaattttctattggcTTCAGGGCAGTGTTTAGTAATTCCaaagtcaaagaaaattttaggttGGAAAATGAGAGACTGATATTCTACTTCAAAGACTGATAAGGCTGATTGGTAAATGGGAACTGGAAAggctttaaatttagtataagaattaattaacgGAGGCGGATCTTTATGAGACCAATAAAAAGAAGTTTGAATAGTTAGAGACAAAGAGTGCAGAATATCAAGAAGGGGGTGTGCGCTGATTTGGATTACGTTAGTTAGGAATCTATCGGCTAGGTACTGACGGCGAAGCTGAAGAGGTGGGTCTACACACTCCACTTGGAGAGCGTTGACGGGAGAACATTTCATAGCACCAGTTATGATTCGTAAGCATTTGGACTGGATTTTCTCTAATTTGGACAGGGCTATTTTGCTACACGGCTCAAGTAGAACGAAAGCATTGTATAAAAGTTTTTGACAAAATGGGTGGGCACCCCAGCGTACCCCCGAAAGGGCCCTCATAACGTTTACACCCCTCTCACATTTCTTAACAATGTACTTCAAGTGGTGAATACCGGAGAGCTTAGAGTCAAGAAAAAGACCTAGGAATTTAACATTATCCTTAAACGGGACTGATTCATCACCTACTGAGAGATTTATGACCGGTATAGTGCGTTTTCGGGAAAAAATAACCGCAGTACATTTGGGAACAAAAAGAGTGAGGTTGTGGTCTAAGAGCCATTGATTCAGATAATATAAAGCAGAATTTAAGCAAGATGATGAATAGTTAAAAGAAGATGAGATGGAGTATAGTGctatatcatcagcatattgaagaattttgcAGAATGGGCTAACAGTAAGGCCTAGGtcagaagtatatatatatattatataggataTTACTTAACACAGAACCCTGTGGGAGGCCCTTCCAGACAGTTCGAGGTGGGAGGAGCGTTCTTTGATGGCGGACGGAAATAGAGCGACCCATTAACATATTACAAATGATATTGATCAACCTAACAGGAATACTCAGCTGGTGCATTTTCTGCCTGAGTAGAGGAAGGTGAACGTTGTCATATGCCGCTGAGACATCTAGAAAGACCCCAACAACATGCTCGCTTCTAGAAAATGCTAAACGAATTTCAGAAGTAAGGATGCTTAAGTTGTCCAGCATACCCTTACCTTTCCTAAAGCCATATTAGCTATTAGAAAggagatttttattttctattaccCATTCTAATctattttttaccaaattttccataattttgGCCAGAACTGACGACAAAGCAATGGGACGATAGGAGGAAGCAACCAATGGGTCCTTGCCAGGTTTAAGGATGggtataataatttgtgttctCCAAGAATTTGGGATTACACAGGAGGAGTAGAACGAATTGAGAATATTAAGAAGGACTTTTTTGCTAGTGGTAGAGGATTTACAAATGAAGGAACCATATACGTATATAAGTATACCATCCGCGCCAGGAGAGGAATCACGAATTTGATCAAGAACAGATGTTAGTTCGGATAAGGAAAAAGGATCGTTCATTTTGTCTGAGTCGGAAAGGGTAGAAATCGGATCGGGGGTAAAAAGGCGATCAGATTCATGGACGTAGGGAGGAGCTAGATGGTAAAAGAAGTCATTAATAAAAGAGTTTGGTTCATTGTTTGAAATGTCCGGCATGTCAAAACCTCTACgatacgtttttatatttttccaaacGAGGGAAAGGGGGAACGAGGAGATAAGGATTCACAGAATTGACGCCATCCAAGGGATTTCTTTTTGGAAAGAAGTCTTGACGTGCGACATGATAATCTATCATTTGGAGTGGGGAGAGGGGTTGATTCTATGGATGGCAATAGCTGCAAGGCACAGCCGTTTGGCTGGGAAGAGGAGGGAGAGGAGATAATATTTTGGTGAGCCTGACGGTCATAGGATTTCCCTAACACTGGTTTAGGTTTAGCTGGGAGTAAGAATGTCTACTTGTAAGATGTTGAAGAAGTGCGGGGAGTGGAGGTCGCCGGTTGGAATTGAGAAGTTTGAGGAGTATCAGGGGAGGGATGAGGTCTGGACACCTCAGAATAAAGTCGTCTTTGTTTATTAAACCTGGTTGAGGCTTCCGAATAACTTATATTTTCCTGTGACATAACAAGTTTAATCGATTTTTGTCGAGCATGTTCGGGGCATTTAATACTATCGATGACCATATGACTTCCACCACGATAAAGGAAGCAGGAAGCCTACAAGTCATTAGTTGTGCATGAATCTCCGGAATGAGGTTGAGCGAATCTATAACATCGTGGCTGAGATCTGCATTGTTTGGCTATATGTCCAAAACTGCAGCAGTTACGGCATTGAATCGTGGGAAGCTGGTAAAGGGAAACTGGGAGAGAAGCATGGTAGCAATAAACTTTATCGGGTAGGGATTGGCCGAAAAAAGTTAGTACCACTGAgttggaaggtacccatgtgtgTAATGCATTTAGCCTTCTCGCTCGAATTACCTCTCCACAATTTACTGGTAACACTATGCCTTGAATAAGTTCTTCGAGGGACTAATCTGTAGGTATATCGCGGACCACCCCCAtacgaaatatttgaaatttcggAATATACGCAGAATATTTGTTACATTCTAGTATATCCAAGTCTAAGAATTTGTTAACTTTTTCAGCTGATCAATGATAATCAACTGAGATCTTATTGCGGCCAAGTTTCTTAATGCCTCCCTCTTTAATAccggttatattatttttgtggaGGAATTGTGCAAATTTAAGGATTTTCAATGCGTATCCCGACACGGGATCTGGCTCAATTTTAGAGACATATACAGAGAATGGGCCTTTGTCTTCATCAGAGTATTTAAGGTTAGTGTCAGAGTCAAAACCAGGTTTCGAATAAATTGATTGGATCGATTCTGCAGGTGTCCTTATCTTCTTGCCATCAGGTTTAGTTATCTCCATCTCTGCCGTTCTTTTCAATGCTCTTGATTTGTCTGGGagtaccccccccccccctatcATCAGGCGGCTCCTCCATACTCACTTCCacttataattagaaaatacCATATACTTACCTAAAATAGTTATACCACCACCaaaacaacaataacaataaaattcgGTTTCACAAACACCACGATCAgcgttaacaaaaaaataacctaaATTCAACAACTGTTTTAATGTAATAgctacttcgaattgacatagaaccttcatggtttcagatttttgagtgaaacttttatcacatggtacctatgtagttcttcttttaaaaaatgtgctacattcgattatcgactttcagttgtttttttaatcaGCAAAGATGGATAATTCGTGATTTTTGATTACGAGTtcggaactaacgcggcagaaacagctggcaatatcaatgttgcgtttggagaggggactgctaatgatcacaccgtgcgattttggtttaaacgcttaCGTGATGGAAAATTTGATTTGAAGATCGAACCACGTGAACGTCTTCACatgtgaataacaatgaattgaaagagatgatggaagatccgagccaaactacccaggaattagcggcatggtttaacgttaccttaccagcaatattgactcatttgtcaaaaaaaattaaaaatgtgtgATTTTACTAATCTGCTCAAaaaaacgcgtgttgaaacttgtgttgccttgttgaatcgatacaaaaatgaaggaatattcgatcgaattgtgacatgcgataaAAAGTGAATACTTTACGATAACtgtaagcgaaaaatgcaatggctaaccccaggtcaaacgccgcaCATTTGTCCTAAAGTAAAGCTTACTAATAAAAAGGTTAtagtaactgtttggtggtcagCATGGTGTTCTTCACTATAGCTCCGATCTAGTCAAGcaagatgtctactgtgccgaacttcGAACAATgctagcaaaactagcagtgaaacagccccgactcatgaatcgatcttcaccattattgctccatcaTAActcgagacctcatacagcacgaggaATCGTTTTAACCCTACTGATCGAAACTGCAATTAGAGACCATTTGTTActctccgtattcgccagaccttgctccaacggactaccattttaTAGATACATACCAATGTATAGAAAATAATGGtaactattttgattaaataaacatgttaattaaaaaaaaaacgttttttatgTCTCAGTACAAATAGGCAAtatcatactttaacccctgatataatagtaattaatttgACCTTCCCTAAACCTCCCATTTTTTGGCTATCTGTAAACATtcagtaaaaaacaaaatattattcgaGAATTTTTAGTGGAATAGGCATAGGTACAGAGTtacctggtggtaagtgatgATCATTTCTCATGCTGCAGAGATTTCTCTACATCAAATGCATGTTGTTAATAATGATCCAAGGTTGATTATTTGTTCATTTTGATAACAGGACGACATGGAAGAAATGTTGTTTCTCAGGCGACGGCGAGTACATTTGCGCTGGCTCGGCGCGACAACACGCGTTATACATATGGGAAAAGTCCATCGGGAATCTTGTGAAGATACTGCACGGTACCAAAGGAGAGCTCCTGTTGGATGTAGTCTGGCATCCTGTGAGACCAATCATCGCGAGTATAAGTGCCGGTGAGAcctttactttacttttgtaTGGATGGGGGGGAGAAACGAGACTTCGGGTCATCTTATGGTAACCTTTCCGAACCAGAGGCTCACAAAGGGCTGTATTTTAgggtttttttacatttggttgtatgtggaagaaggTTTCTTTTAACAGCATTAAATTAAGACTACCTTTTAACTATTATCTAATTGAATAAGTTTGAGTTACACTTGTGATAAGAGAATACAAAAAACTCGCAAGATCTAtatcaataacaataaatataatgatagaaACAAGTATTACCTTCCACGCCAGCGcggaaatttttaattattctaacCCTACTTTCTGTGTTCACGTTACATATTGTTACTTCTGTTGAGACTAAGTGGTACTCATACGTCACACACGTGTCGGTacatatttcaataattaatgtcTCTGTGACGAATGAACTCTTGTAGGTAAGTCAGGATTCCACATACATAGGAATACGTCATAACGTTATTTGAAGGATAATATAATAAGAACTAACTAATAATGGAAAGGAAATTAAAATCATTATGTGAAGAAGCACCATTAACTACTATCACTGGGCTGTCActctgttattaataataaaacaccaGGTAAGTGCTTGTCGTAAGAATGAAACTGCTTACTTTGAAATACTAACAGTTCAATCCAAAGGATTGTAATTAGTGAGATTAGTTCTTTGTATGTACCTAATATATCTAGAAGGAcacttacatttacctatactatatatatagcaCAAATAgatgaaaatatttacaaactgACTTGTAAACAGtactaatttttttatcaaaccgACATGAATGATTGTTATGTGAGAACCTTTTGacatatgattataatatttaggtgTTGTGTCAATATGGGCGCAGAATCAAGTGGAGAACTGGTCTGCGTTCGCGCCCGACTTCAAGGAGCTGGATGAGAACGTGGAGTACGAGGAGAGAGAGAGTGAGTTCGACGTGGAAGATGAGGACCGCTCGGTGGACCAGAGCGGAGAGATGAGAGATGATGAGGAGGTGGAGGTGAGTTGCTTccatgttaataaataatggtATAAGCCTTTGTTCACACAAGATTTGCATTGCGTATTTCttaacatacaaaatttatattgaaaGGAAAACATTATAAAGATTACAGTTAAATGATCATTTTATCTGTTTGCCTATtgtggcaaaggcctcctccaatgTCTGCCATAAATGTGTAACACCAGCAGTTCTAGTCCATGTACCATCTCACGGATTTGATTTCATCGACTCGTCTCTTTAGAAAGGTCTACGGCTTTTCCTTCTCGCGTGACCTGTGCCGTAACTACACGTGTTCCTTCAcgggtccttccagcaagactcggcgccgggtcataaagctcggtctacgcagtcttggttagaaacgaacgtttcggacttcatcagagctgaagactggccgtcgtctagtcccgatcttaatcagctggattatgatttatgatcagttttagagagtacggcttgctctaaacgccatgataatttggtgtccctaaaacaatccgtacgattgacagtgaagaattttcccatggaacgagtgtgtgcttctattgataactggcttcaacgtttaaaggactgtatggaccaatggagaccacttcgaataagatttttctatattttttttttatatttatgttttaaactaacacactgttaaagtaataaatgttatttgttatagaaatttttttttctttgtttcagtatttccgTCAAGTCTAGGTATTAACTTATAaacacttataaatattaaattgacgACTTgcattgataatttttttatgcatgGTATGTTTTGTAAGTACAATTGTTTACATTGAATAGGCTGCaaaactactaaaccgatttgaaaaattctttcactggTGGAAAGCAACACTATCCCCgtaacataggctatattatatttaaaaaaaatgtagcctTTTTTTTTATCCTCCTATCCTTatctactttattattattactacaactCCAATAAGGTGTAAAAAATAACCTCAAATAATTTtgacatcgcgtgcgctgcgataactattgatgatagaataaaataatatactatgaCTTTATAGAACacatcattatttacaaaaagtgtagcgacaatataattattatgttataggtgttctttttgaagtaaaacttctttaggcgcgacttgggggtatctcagaatatttttctgacgaaAGTAACGTTCAGTACTTCCggtaaactatatatatatatatccggctaactatacagggtgtcccaaaactcgacgataacctggtaccgggtGAGAGGtcaaggtataccagttatgaaaaaaaataagaaaaaaaatctatgtcacttaaTCAAGCGAATAGAcgtttttcgaaaatgttaaaaatttgacaccctatgtcgcatttttaggtactgtgatcgcaattttcacaattttacagtgatttttttaataatgttatctcaaataacagtgctattaatggtacccacaaatgaaagtaataatcattgttaactaagtaaaataaataaaattttggttgCCCAGCACATTATGCCCAGCCTGTaagagaatatttaaacgaattaTATCCCGGTAAATGGATCGGACGCCTTGGACCAATTTCATGGCCCCCTCGGTCCCCAGACCTGAAtccagtagattttttttactggGGATGCATAAAAGAAAGGTCTACTCAAAAccaattcaaaatgtaacagaATTGCGCCAAAAAATTGATGCAGCATCAGAAGAAATCAATGCGAGCAGAAATTTGCAAGACTGGTGAACAGGTCATTTCTGAGGCGATGCAGAGGTTGTATTCGTGCTGGAGGGAAACAATTTGAGCATCTGCTTTAATTTTAGGAGGATAATAAAGTGTTACGATAATTTACcggtttattttgattaaattttccaCGAGTTCCTTTCGcaaaaaatacgaaatagcagttttattggcaagaaaagtggcaagtgttgtactattttgaaatctagactaaatttaggccatcttttaaaaaaacttgccataggtagtgtagtattttttttttccaacgtagagtgtcaaagttgactgacataaattttataaaccataactcgtcaaaatttaatttattttacttagttaacaatgattattactttcatttgtggttaccattaatagcactgttaaTTGAGATaacgttattaaaaaaatcactgtaaaattgcgatcacagtacctaaaaatgcgacaaacggtgtcaaatttttaacattttagaaAAATGTCTATCATCGCTTGCGTGTGTGCTAAgcgacatagattttttttcttatttttttcataactggtataccttggcctctcgcccggtaccaggttatcgttgagttttgggacaccctgtatatatacatacaaactaataacttattaagaatctgaaaccgagtttccggcaacaggatcatcctgccaccacaagcagcgcccgttcacgagcatgacgcatgagccagccatcgcctccttcAACCATATtatagggaaggggacgacccgtcccatggtGCCGctacaagcagtgacatttaagcgagcatgacgaagcctgttacGAGGACTCAaccaaacaacaataaaagaatcctaatctacatatcatgcaatacccACAAAATCCCTCtaattacaatttgacaattctgcttaaacttgtaattaatattatatttttactaacagtaatcaaaagcctttagggtaatcaaatcaaaatccaTTCATGCAGGTCAAAAAAATgactttttctttttatattcccaccgcctttgagggttgagctttaataagaagaagtggcaagaaactcattgtgacaatcactcactcacaaatctaattatttttattcaattatttattaataacacggctttaattaatgtaagtatatatttaatggtataaattaataCTTCTCGTTTTTCAACTATTTTAGAATATCAGGGGCATatgaaaataacatttatttatgagctttcagataagcaaaaaaaaagtatatatatgtatctgttaattattcctaaagtttattataattaaattttacttcatACATATACGCGGGttaagattacacgcacacacttttttaattttaatatttgattgaAATGTTGCTACTACGTGCCCAGTCCTGtttgtacgcggacgaagtcgcggggtatcaCAGCTAGTCTATTATATTCCATGTAGTCCAAACTACCCCTCAGAATGATTGTAAGATCAGTTAAGGGCGATTTGCACGATTGTGTCTTATTAGGTCAatttcaaataggcttaaagtAAGAACTCTTGAATCGACAATACATTTCATTTATTGGCCTTAAGATGTTCCCGAAAAGTTTGTTTGCGGAACTACAAAGATGTTGCAATGGATCACAATCATCATCAACTAGATCACAAGACATTATCggaaaatagtaataatacagtgaatgaatgaatgaacttGGTGTacaaggttatttattaatcaacTGATTTTATTCCTTCCTAATTTctggtatatatttatttaattctttatgaaaattatataataagtgaAGGCCAAATAAagttatgtaaatgttaaatttatgtgaATATTCCTTTTGAAAAATTGATTCCCTCTATATTTACGcccttttaaaaaataatatgaataataataataattcctttatttcaggctacaaggcccataaaataaatacgttatagtctaacatacatatgatatataacttaaatctacgtcactaCAATTATGATCTTAATACTCAGGTGGACGTGACGACATGCTCTGCGGTGGCGGCCTTCTGCAGCTCTGACGAGGAAGGAGAGGATGAGAATCTCCTCTCGTTTCTTCCCATCGCGCCAGAAATCGAGGACCCGGAGGTATGATTCCAATGTGCTGTCAACGTTGAAGGTAGAGCT from Leptidea sinapis chromosome 16, ilLepSina1.1, whole genome shotgun sequence includes:
- the LOC126968807 gene encoding retinoblastoma-binding protein 5 homolog isoform X1, whose product is MNLELLESFGQNYPEEFDGTLDSISLAATCAFNRRGTLLAVGCNDGRVFIWDFLTRGIAKSISAHVYPVCSLSWSRNCKKLLSSSTDHNVCIWDVLSGECEQRYRFPTPIQRVQFDPRNDKRFLVCPMRHAALLVDTDGGHKILPIDDDGDINVIASFDRRGDHVYTGNAKGKILILDSQTLTVKASFKITVGTSSTTGIKSIEFARRGDCFLVNTSDRVIRVYDTNTVLKCGLNGEPEPIQKLQDLVNKTTWKKCCFSGDGEYICAGSARQHALYIWEKSIGNLVKILHGTKGELLLDVVWHPVRPIIASISAGVVSIWAQNQVENWSAFAPDFKELDENVEYEERESEFDVEDEDRSVDQSGEMRDDEEVEVDVTTCSAVAAFCSSDEEGEDENLLSFLPIAPEIEDPEDGWAATQETVTPTETPEKVEPAAKRAKSKTYDISLTIDPPDNTNEQTAKQQNNCTGPCHPEAFQDWETALKWFEKQPEYDTNNHFRSAARTSRRREAKK
- the LOC126968807 gene encoding retinoblastoma-binding protein 5 homolog isoform X3, whose protein sequence is MNLELLESFGQNYPEEFDGTLDSISLAATCAFNRRGTLLAVGCNDGRVFIWDFLTRGIAKSISAHVYPVCSLSWSRNCKKLLSSSTDHNVCIWDVLSGECEQRYRFPTPIQRVQFDPRNDKRFLVCPMRHAALLVDTDGGHKILPIDDDGDINVIASFDRRGDHVYTGNAKGKILILDSQTLTVKASFKITVGTSSTTGIKSIEFARRGDCFLVNTSDRVIRVYDTNTVLKCGLNGEPEPIQKLQDLVNKTTWKKCCFSGDGEYICAGSARQHALYIWEKSIGNLVKILHGTKGELLLDVVWHPVRPIIASISAGVVSIWAQNQVENWSAFAPDFKELDENVEYEERESEFDVEDEDRSVDQSGEMRDDEEVEVDVTTCSAVAAFCSSDEEGEDENLLSFLPIAPEIEDPEDGWAATQETVTPTETPEKVEPAAKRAKSKTYDISLTIDPPEQPLSFGGKNKQTAGSKKVAGRPRK